The Falco naumanni isolate bFalNau1 chromosome 1, bFalNau1.pat, whole genome shotgun sequence genome window below encodes:
- the SUPT4H1 gene encoding transcription elongation factor SPT4: MALETVPKDLRHLRACLLCSLVKTIDQFEYDGCDNCDAYLQMKGNREMVYDCTSSSFDGIIAMMSPEDSWVSKWQRISNFKPGVYAVSVTGRLPQGIVRELKSRGVAYKSRDTAIKT, encoded by the exons ATGGCGCTGGAGACCGTCCCCAAGGACTTGCGGCACCTCCGcgcctgcctgctctgctccctcgTCAAG ACCATCGACCAGTTCGAGTACGATGGCTGCGACAACTGCGATGCCTACCTGCAGATGAAGGGCAACCGGGAGATGGTCTACGACTGCACCAGCTCCTCCTTCGATGG GATCATTGCTATGATGAGCCCTGAGGACAGCTGGGTCTCCAAGTGGCAGCGAATCA GTAACTTCAAGCCAGGTGTCTACGCAGTGTCTGTGACCGGCCGCCTGCCCCAAG GGATCGTCCGAGAGCTGAAGAGCCGTGGCGTGGCTTACAAGTCCCGAGACACAGCTATAAAAACCTAA